A region of the Deltaproteobacteria bacterium genome:
AGACTACATTGCGGGAAAAGATATTGTGATGAGAGTCTCCATGGCGAAGGCGTGGATTCCTGAAATGGCGAACCGGGTGGCCTACCACTGTGTCCAGCTGCACGGAGGCTACGGATATATGGAGGAATACCCGATCTGCCGGTTTGCAAGGGATGTACGGGTAATCCCGATATTCGCGGGTACGACGGAAGTCATGAAAGTGATCGTTGGGAGAATGATGGAGCTTTAAAAATTATTTACACATAACAACTTCCCCCCTTTCATAAAGGGGGGTAAGGGGGGATTTTATAAGGAGAACAACATGGCAAAACTGATGCAATTGAAACTGGATGAAGACGGTATCGCCCATCTGATTCTTGATAATCCCGATGAAAGAGTCAATACCCTGTCGGCACTGTTTGTAGAAGAATTTCTTGAAATCATGGGACAGATCGAAAAGGACAGCCGGATTAAGGGGCTTATCCTGGAAAGCGCAAAACCGGGGGTCTTTGTCGCGGGCGCCGATATCAAATGGCTGAAGGCATTGAAAACCCCCGATGATTGCGCGGCCTTTGCGAAAGAGGCGCACGTGCCCTTTAATCGCCTTGAGGATTTGAAGATGCATACGGCGGCGGCGATTAACGGCGTTTGTCTTGGCGGGGGATTGGAGCTGGCCATGGCGTGCAGGTGGCGGGTTGCCATGGAGCACAAGTCGGTTCAGATCGGACTTCCCGAGGTCAAGTTAGGCGTGCTGCCCGGCGGTGGGGGAACCCAGAGGCTCCCGGCACTTGTCGGCATTCAGAGCGCCCTCACGCTTGCCTGTGCAGGGAAATCCCTCAAACCGGACGAGGCGTTAAAACTGGGGGTAATTGATGCCGTTCTGCCTGCCCAGGGATTTGCCGATGACGCGAAAAAATTTCTCATGGAAAAAATAAACTCCGGGGCCGATTACAGGAGACCCTGGTTTGCCGATGATTACCGTTACGGCATTACGGGGGACGAGAAAAATCCGGAGACGAGGAAAAAAATCTTCGAGGTTGCACGCCAGATGACGTTGAAACAGACGAAAGGTCATGTACGCGCGCCCATGAAGATTATCGATGCCGTGGAACAGGGCGCGGAGAAAGGATTCAGAGCGGGCCTCCAGGCTGAGCAGGCCGTCTTTGCCGAAGTCCTGTGCAGTCCTGAAGCAAGGAGCCTTGTTGATCTTTTCCTTATGCAGAATGCCATGACCAAAGTCTATGGGTCTTCCGACCGGTCCATCAAACCGGCGGACGTGAAAAAAGTCGGCGTCCTTGGCGCGGGGCTTATGGGATCGGGAATTGCTCATAGTATTATAGCTTCCGGCAAGAAGGCCGTCATGAAAGACGTGAGCGATGAAGCATTGAAACGGGGGGTTCAGTACATACGGGGAATCCTGAATCAAGATGTGGAGAAGGGGAGGATGGCCGAATCGAAAGCGGAGGAGATACTATCGCTTCTCCAGGCAACCTTGCACTATGACGATTTCCGTGATGTCGACATGGTTATTGAGGCTGTTTTTGAGGATATGGAGCTCAAACAAAAAACCATCAAAGAGGTGGAAAAATATATACCGAAACACTGCGTCTTTGCATCCAACACGTCGTCACTGGCCATTACGGAACTCGCGAAATCCTCGGAGAGGCCGGAATGTTTCCTCGGGATGCACTATTTTTCACCGGTCAACCGGATGCCGCTCCTTGAGATTATCAGGGGTGCGAAGACATCGGAAAATACGGTTGTGACCGCTGTAGCCGTTGCCCATGCCACAAAAAAACTTCCCATTGTCGTTAACGACTGTTACGGTTTTTACACAACTCGCGCTGTGGGAGCTTACCTCGTGGAGGCCCTTAGATGCTTGAATGACGGCGCCGATGCGAAAACCATCGATGAAGTAATTGTGGAGTACGGATTTCCTGTGGGGCCTATTACTCTTCTCGATGAGGTCGGTCATGATGTGGGCGCCCATGTGACGACAATCATGAAGCAGGCGTATCCTGAAAGATTCTCCGATGACCTCACGAAAGTTACCGTTGCGGGCGGGAGGTTGGGAAGGAAAAACGGCAGGGGCTTCTATGTCTACGAGGAAGGCAGGAAAAAGGGGGTTGACGAGACAGTTTATCCATTGTTCACGTCACGGGTGGACAGGAAATTAACAAGAGAAGAGATTCTGGATAGGATCGTCATGTACCTGCTCAATGAAGTTGGATTCTGTATGGGTGAAAATATTGTGACAA
Encoded here:
- a CDS encoding 3-hydroxyacyl-CoA dehydrogenase NAD-binding domain-containing protein; this encodes MAKLMQLKLDEDGIAHLILDNPDERVNTLSALFVEEFLEIMGQIEKDSRIKGLILESAKPGVFVAGADIKWLKALKTPDDCAAFAKEAHVPFNRLEDLKMHTAAAINGVCLGGGLELAMACRWRVAMEHKSVQIGLPEVKLGVLPGGGGTQRLPALVGIQSALTLACAGKSLKPDEALKLGVIDAVLPAQGFADDAKKFLMEKINSGADYRRPWFADDYRYGITGDEKNPETRKKIFEVARQMTLKQTKGHVRAPMKIIDAVEQGAEKGFRAGLQAEQAVFAEVLCSPEARSLVDLFLMQNAMTKVYGSSDRSIKPADVKKVGVLGAGLMGSGIAHSIIASGKKAVMKDVSDEALKRGVQYIRGILNQDVEKGRMAESKAEEILSLLQATLHYDDFRDVDMVIEAVFEDMELKQKTIKEVEKYIPKHCVFASNTSSLAITELAKSSERPECFLGMHYFSPVNRMPLLEIIRGAKTSENTVVTAVAVAHATKKLPIVVNDCYGFYTTRAVGAYLVEALRCLNDGADAKTIDEVIVEYGFPVGPITLLDEVGHDVGAHVTTIMKQAYPERFSDDLTKVTVAGGRLGRKNGRGFYVYEEGRKKGVDETVYPLFTSRVDRKLTREEILDRIVMYLLNEVGFCMGENIVTNTVDAEMGMIFGIGFPPFRGGPLHAIDEIGVDSVVETLGKLETKWGSRFKAAPYLVSAAQEKRKLFG